GCTGGAATAACGGTATATCGTTGATGAGGGTATTGACCGATAACACCGTCAGCAGGATAAACGCAACAATCACCAGACACGCGATGACCGTGATGATTGAGACCGCAACGATATCGGAGAGACCTTTTTTCTTAAGCCAGGTCAGACTCGGATATGCAAGCATGGCAAAGAAGATGGATGTCAGGATGATCGTGACAAAAAACATCGTCATCTTCACAGCGATGATGATGATAAAAACGAGTGCGATAACGAGAAGTGTTCGCTCAATCCTTGACAGTTCCGCAGGAAACATAATCATATCACTATCTGTTGAACCATAATACAAAGATTGGCTTTACGGGGGGTAGTTTTGGAACGGATTCCTTCCCGGATATAAGGAAAAACCCGGCGGATTTTATTTTCGGACGGGATCACGGTCAAACCTGGAAACAACTTATTTTTTTCAGCGGTTGAACGGTTCTCGTTTACTCCCGTTGATCAGGGTAGCCTGCAGCCCAGTACATCAGTCTCATAAGATCTAAAAACGGTTTTTTTTCTGTACCCCTTCTCCTGATAAAGCCATACGCATCATTCTGGTAGGCTTCATTTTTCAGAAAATCCGAATTGTCATCGGTAAAAAAGATGAACGGAATCTGAATGTTCTGTTCCCGTAATGCACGCAACAGCTCAATACCTGACATATGGGGCATGCGGGAATCAGAGACGATAACATCTACATCGTTGGTAAAAAGCCATACAAGGGCAGCCTCGCCGGATTCCGCCGTGTGGACCCTGAATGAACC
Above is a window of uncultured Methanoregula sp. DNA encoding:
- a CDS encoding response regulator, yielding MISALVVDADPMMCSFITGICENTGSFRVHTAESGEAALVWLFTNDVDVIVSDSRMPHMSGIELLRALREQNIQIPFIFFTDDNSDFLKNEAYQNDAYGFIRRRGTEKKPFLDLMRLMYWAAGYPDQRE